The Vidua chalybeata isolate OUT-0048 chromosome 6, bVidCha1 merged haplotype, whole genome shotgun sequence genome has a segment encoding these proteins:
- the CGRRF1 gene encoding cell growth regulator with RING finger domain protein 1 isoform X1 has protein sequence MAAVFLVTLYEYSPLFYIALVSVCFLVTSALVLGWFGLGVPVILRNSEETESSTRVLKKRMRQVKNPFGLEIPNPATASVTRGVTLTPDCLEDCVLTCYWGCNVQKLHKALQKHVYCFRIKTPQALEDALYNEYLYKQQYFIKRNDKSEKYCQLPEDAQVVDFGPVPRARYPLVALLTLADEEDREIYDIIAMVAVIHIPDESYRLSCRILYQYLLLAQGQYHDLKQLFMSANSPAPSSSDTFPGESSTDRGLLEKAGLAGDEPELQEENSKDCVVCQNGPVNWVLLPCRHTCLCDGCIKYFQQCPMCRQFVQESFPLCSKKEQDEDESTHVLQDVLPGRVF, from the exons GTTTGGCTTGGGTGTTCCTGTTATTCTGAGGAACTCAGAAGAGACAGAATCCAGCACAAGGGTATTGAAAAAGCGGATGAGACAAGTGAAGAATCCTTTTGGGTTGGAGATCCCTAATCCTGCTACAGCTTCAGTAACAA GGGGTGTAACACTGACACCTGACTGCCTGGAGGACTGTGTCCTTACCTGCTACTGGGGCTGCAATGTCCAGAAACTCCACAAAGCGCTGCAGAAACACGTCTACTGCTTCAGAATAAAGACTCCTCAGGCATTAGAGGATGCTCTCTACAACGAATACCTCTACAAACAGCAGTACTT CATTAAAAGAAATGACAAGTCAGAGAAGTATTGTCAGTTACCAGAAGATGCTCAAGTTGTGGATTTTGGCCCTGTGCCTAGAGCTCGCTATCCCTTGGTAGCACTGCTGACGTTGGCAGAtgaagaagacagagaaatataTGATATT aTTGCAATGGTAGCTGTAATTCACATTCCTGATGAAAGCTACAGACTTTCCTGCCGAATTTTGTATCAGTATCTCCTCCTAGCTCAAGGTCAATACCATGATCTGAAG CAACTCTTCATGTCTGCAAACAGCCCTGCACCTTCCTCCAGTGATACCTTCCCTGgtgagagcagcactgacagagggCTGCTGGAAAAGGCCGGGCTGGCTGGAGATGAACCAGAAttgcaggaagaaaacagcaaagacTGTGTTGTTTGCCAGAATGGCCCTGTGAACTGggtcctcctgccctgcagacaCACGTGCCTGTGCGATGGCTGCATCAAGTATTTCCAGCAGTGCCCAATGTGCAGGCAGTTTGTGCAGGAGTCTTTTCCACTTTGCAGCAAAAAGGAGCAAGATGAGGATGAATCGACCCATGTCTTGCAAGATGTTCTTCCTGGAAGAGTTTTTTAA
- the CGRRF1 gene encoding cell growth regulator with RING finger domain protein 1 isoform X3 produces the protein MRQVKNPFGLEIPNPATASVTRGVTLTPDCLEDCVLTCYWGCNVQKLHKALQKHVYCFRIKTPQALEDALYNEYLYKQQYFIKRNDKSEKYCQLPEDAQVVDFGPVPRARYPLVALLTLADEEDREIYDIIAMVAVIHIPDESYRLSCRILYQYLLLAQGQYHDLKQLFMSANSPAPSSSDTFPGESSTDRGLLEKAGLAGDEPELQEENSKDCVVCQNGPVNWVLLPCRHTCLCDGCIKYFQQCPMCRQFVQESFPLCSKKEQDEDESTHVLQDVLPGRVF, from the exons ATGAGACAAGTGAAGAATCCTTTTGGGTTGGAGATCCCTAATCCTGCTACAGCTTCAGTAACAA GGGGTGTAACACTGACACCTGACTGCCTGGAGGACTGTGTCCTTACCTGCTACTGGGGCTGCAATGTCCAGAAACTCCACAAAGCGCTGCAGAAACACGTCTACTGCTTCAGAATAAAGACTCCTCAGGCATTAGAGGATGCTCTCTACAACGAATACCTCTACAAACAGCAGTACTT CATTAAAAGAAATGACAAGTCAGAGAAGTATTGTCAGTTACCAGAAGATGCTCAAGTTGTGGATTTTGGCCCTGTGCCTAGAGCTCGCTATCCCTTGGTAGCACTGCTGACGTTGGCAGAtgaagaagacagagaaatataTGATATT aTTGCAATGGTAGCTGTAATTCACATTCCTGATGAAAGCTACAGACTTTCCTGCCGAATTTTGTATCAGTATCTCCTCCTAGCTCAAGGTCAATACCATGATCTGAAG CAACTCTTCATGTCTGCAAACAGCCCTGCACCTTCCTCCAGTGATACCTTCCCTGgtgagagcagcactgacagagggCTGCTGGAAAAGGCCGGGCTGGCTGGAGATGAACCAGAAttgcaggaagaaaacagcaaagacTGTGTTGTTTGCCAGAATGGCCCTGTGAACTGggtcctcctgccctgcagacaCACGTGCCTGTGCGATGGCTGCATCAAGTATTTCCAGCAGTGCCCAATGTGCAGGCAGTTTGTGCAGGAGTCTTTTCCACTTTGCAGCAAAAAGGAGCAAGATGAGGATGAATCGACCCATGTCTTGCAAGATGTTCTTCCTGGAAGAGTTTTTTAA